In Pleurocapsa sp. PCC 7319, the following are encoded in one genomic region:
- a CDS encoding aminoglycoside phosphotransferase family protein, giving the protein MDWQLIELIIDRVFPKGAKLIPSGKQVPFESRFWVIGSHKGPRWIIPQNPKYGISVLQQWRPYGTISYWKWQFLLGAYQAKQLQRLPGVTSIGIVGAKDRNWQHLGLKGLYPLPIIYIGTPGINRKAVVSLVDSKSNLIGIAKVPLANNATIKILHEAKTLSSLATEKPGFAPQLLYVDRAKGIAVQTSREGKLTETSLTSAHISWFACACIPDLQTSLQKQVQFLKQRLAMSDSIKPNMQANLTQLLARLEDPTPLPSVWVHGDFAPWNLKWSSGRQLLAVDWEEAKFNGLPLQDLFHFQYIQSHLLQKKKNLLETTRKQPIVAQYLDSVGIDRSRYEKLAQFYLAESWFHCQEREDWDYAAFLAAEISHILRE; this is encoded by the coding sequence TTGGACTGGCAACTAATTGAATTAATTATCGATCGCGTTTTTCCAAAAGGAGCAAAGCTAATACCAAGTGGAAAACAAGTTCCTTTTGAATCAAGATTTTGGGTCATTGGCAGTCATAAAGGCCCCCGTTGGATTATTCCTCAAAACCCTAAGTATGGTATTTCTGTTCTTCAGCAGTGGCGACCCTATGGCACGATTTCATATTGGAAATGGCAATTTTTGCTTGGTGCTTATCAGGCAAAACAACTACAAAGATTACCAGGGGTCACATCTATCGGTATTGTAGGCGCAAAAGATCGCAATTGGCAGCACTTAGGGTTAAAAGGTTTGTATCCACTTCCAATAATTTACATTGGTACACCTGGTATAAATCGCAAAGCAGTAGTGTCGTTAGTAGATTCAAAATCCAATTTAATTGGTATTGCTAAAGTTCCTTTGGCAAATAATGCCACCATCAAGATTTTGCACGAAGCCAAAACTTTAAGCAGCTTGGCAACAGAAAAACCAGGTTTTGCTCCTCAGTTGCTATATGTAGATCGCGCCAAGGGAATAGCAGTCCAAACATCGAGAGAAGGGAAACTGACAGAAACTAGCTTAACTTCAGCTCACATATCTTGGTTTGCTTGTGCTTGTATTCCTGATTTACAGACCTCTTTACAAAAGCAAGTCCAATTTCTGAAGCAGCGTTTAGCTATGTCAGATAGTATTAAACCCAATATGCAAGCTAATTTGACTCAGTTATTAGCGAGGTTGGAAGATCCGACTCCCCTTCCTAGTGTTTGGGTTCATGGTGATTTTGCTCCCTGGAATTTAAAGTGGTCTAGCGGTCGCCAATTGCTGGCAGTAGATTGGGAAGAAGCTAAATTTAATGGTCTTCCTCTTCAAGATTTATTCCATTTTCAATATATTCAATCTCATTTATTGCAGAAGAAAAAAAATCTTTTAGAAACTACTAGAAAACAGCCTATAGTAGCTCAGTATTTGGATTCTGTGGGTATAGATCGCTCTAGATATGAAAAATTAGCTCAATTTTATTTAGCTGAAAGTTGGTTTCATTGCCAAGAAAGGGAAGACTGGGATTATGCTGCTTTCTTAGCAGCAGAAATTTCCCACATACTAAGAGAATAA
- a CDS encoding glycosyltransferase family 4 protein produces the protein MRILMVHNRYQIRGGEDEVCDAEISLLQAHGHEVDLYKEHNDRLGKLNPIHSAANTIWSRHSYRKMRRQLSQKPYDIVHVHNFLPLISPSVYYAAKEQNVPVVQTLHNYRLLCPNALFFRQGSICEDCLGVSVALPGIYHGCYRNSHAATGVVAAMNSVHYWLKTWTSAVDVYIALTEFARQKYIQGGIPREKIKVKPNFVDRDPGVGEGKGNYGIYVGRLSVEKGIDTLLEAWQTIDNRLSLKIVGDGPLSEMVLQATEQNSSIEWLGRRPMEEVYELMGNAKVLIFPSKWYETFGRVAIEAFAKGTPVIAANIGAIAELVDSGRTGLLFEPGKSHLLAAQVKTILDNPTKVVKMRQEARKEYEKKYTTSRNYQQILGIYHQTIKNYNI, from the coding sequence ATGCGTATTCTAATGGTGCATAATCGTTATCAAATCAGAGGTGGCGAAGATGAAGTTTGTGATGCAGAGATAAGTTTATTGCAAGCTCATGGTCATGAAGTTGACCTTTATAAAGAGCATAATGACCGCTTAGGGAAACTCAATCCAATTCATTCAGCGGCGAATACTATCTGGTCGAGGCATAGTTACAGAAAGATGCGAAGGCAACTTAGTCAAAAGCCTTATGACATTGTTCATGTTCACAATTTTTTACCGCTGATTTCTCCCTCAGTATATTATGCAGCAAAAGAACAAAACGTTCCCGTAGTTCAAACACTACACAATTATCGGCTACTATGCCCCAATGCCTTATTTTTTCGACAAGGAAGTATTTGTGAAGATTGTCTTGGGGTTAGTGTTGCTTTGCCAGGTATATATCATGGTTGTTATCGAAATAGTCACGCTGCAACGGGAGTTGTCGCAGCGATGAATAGTGTACACTATTGGCTGAAAACTTGGACTTCGGCAGTAGATGTTTACATTGCGCTGACAGAATTTGCACGTCAAAAGTATATTCAAGGGGGTATTCCTAGAGAAAAAATCAAGGTTAAGCCTAACTTTGTAGATCGCGATCCAGGTGTGGGTGAAGGTAAAGGTAACTATGGGATCTATGTAGGGAGACTATCTGTCGAGAAAGGTATCGATACACTATTAGAAGCCTGGCAAACTATAGATAATCGGCTGTCACTCAAAATTGTGGGAGATGGACCTCTCTCAGAGATGGTGCTTCAAGCTACAGAGCAGAACTCGTCAATTGAATGGCTAGGACGTAGACCTATGGAAGAAGTTTATGAACTTATGGGTAATGCAAAAGTGCTAATTTTTCCGTCCAAATGGTATGAAACCTTCGGCAGAGTTGCGATAGAAGCCTTTGCTAAGGGAACACCTGTAATTGCTGCCAACATCGGTGCGATCGCAGAACTTGTAGATAGTGGGAGAACTGGTTTGCTATTTGAGCCAGGCAAATCTCATTTATTAGCAGCTCAAGTGAAGACAATATTAGATAATCCAACCAAAGTAGTTAAAATGCGCCAAGAAGCTCGCAAGGAGTACGAGAAAAAATATACGACTTCTAGAAATTACCAGCAGATACTCGGTATTTATCATCAAACAATCAAAAACTACAACATTTAA
- a CDS encoding glycosyltransferase family 4 protein, with translation MKILLSAYACEPNKGSEPGVGWHWAKEIAHMGHEVWVITRANNQAVIDEALSLDPRSNLHFVYYDLPIWVRHWKKIPGGVYLYYLFWQWGAYRVAHSLTQKVNFDWVHHITFGVLRMPSFMAFLGIPFICGPLGGGENAPQTLRSSFPLRGYILDWLRDLSNWLIVINPLLQAMYQRSSIILCKTKETKAAIPQSHQDKCRLCLEIGIEPPNKDCQKLEAKNPRTDGEFRLLYVGRLVYWKGLHLGLQAFAQFQKQMPNSRLTVVGKGMDEAWLHRMAEKLEIDTAIDWIDWMPQKQVLQLYSQHDVFLFPSLHDSSGNVVLEALSHSLPVVCLNLGGPGVMVNNSCGRVIDTADLSSAIVIQKLSDALGELASDRNILKQLSEEALICSRQYHWHQLVNNFYTTLEPYKAITSR, from the coding sequence GTGAAAATACTGCTATCTGCCTATGCTTGTGAACCCAATAAAGGCTCTGAACCTGGGGTCGGTTGGCATTGGGCTAAAGAAATAGCACATATGGGTCATGAAGTATGGGTGATTACCCGCGCCAACAATCAAGCCGTCATTGATGAAGCGTTATCTTTAGATCCCAGATCTAATTTGCATTTTGTTTACTATGACTTACCAATATGGGTCAGACACTGGAAAAAAATCCCCGGGGGGGTTTATCTATACTATCTTTTTTGGCAATGGGGGGCATATCGTGTTGCCCACTCCTTGACCCAGAAAGTTAATTTTGATTGGGTACATCATATTACCTTTGGGGTATTGCGGATGCCATCATTTATGGCATTTTTAGGTATTCCTTTCATCTGTGGTCCTCTTGGTGGAGGAGAAAATGCACCCCAAACACTAAGGTCAAGTTTTCCTTTACGGGGTTATATCTTAGATTGGTTGAGAGATTTATCCAATTGGCTGATTGTGATTAATCCTCTACTTCAAGCTATGTATCAGCGTTCTAGTATTATCTTGTGTAAGACGAAAGAAACTAAAGCAGCTATTCCCCAATCCCATCAAGATAAATGTCGTCTTTGTTTAGAAATCGGTATTGAACCCCCTAATAAAGATTGCCAAAAACTAGAAGCTAAAAATCCCCGCACAGATGGAGAATTTCGCCTGTTATATGTAGGTAGATTAGTCTACTGGAAAGGATTGCATCTCGGACTCCAAGCTTTTGCTCAATTTCAGAAACAAATGCCTAATTCTCGACTTACAGTAGTTGGGAAAGGTATGGATGAAGCTTGGTTACACCGTATGGCAGAAAAGCTAGAAATAGATACAGCTATTGACTGGATTGATTGGATGCCCCAAAAGCAAGTTTTACAGTTATATAGTCAACATGACGTATTTCTTTTTCCCAGTTTACATGACTCCAGTGGCAACGTAGTTTTAGAAGCTTTATCCCACAGTTTGCCAGTAGTTTGCTTGAATTTGGGTGGACCAGGAGTTATGGTAAATAACTCTTGCGGTAGGGTAATTGATACGGCAGATTTAAGTTCGGCGATTGTAATTCAAAAACTCAGCGATGCTCTAGGGGAACTAGCTAGCGATCGCAATATCCTCAAACAATTGAGTGAGGAAGCTTTGATCTGTTCTCGACAATATCATTGGCATCAGTTGGTCAACAATTTTTATACTACTCTAGAACCCTACAAAGCGATCACGTCGAGATGA